The following is a genomic window from Bradysia coprophila strain Holo2 chromosome IV unlocalized genomic scaffold, BU_Bcop_v1 contig_5, whole genome shotgun sequence.
GATCATTTCAACGacttaaaaaataattcggaAATTTCAAAGTCTATGAAATCATTGGCTGCGAAATTAAGCGCCTCCGGATTGTTCTCGACAGTGGAATGCAGCTATGATGGAATGATGCGAATGTACGGCGTCTGGAAAGTAAACGCATTCTCCATTGCCAATGAGGATGATACGGAAATTATTGGCTCTGCTCTGTACGTGCTTAGCTCAACAATTGATCATTCATGTCGGCCGAATGCCATCCGCGTAATGGACGAATCGTTTCGCATGCAGGTACCGTAATTACTGTCTTGATCAAGAAGTAACTCATTTTGTAAAGCATTCCGCCTTTGCATCATCCACAGATTCGTTGCATTTACGCCATTAATGATGGAGATGCACCGAGGATCACATACTTAGCAGGTATGCGTGACAGAAAAAAACGGCAAAAGGAGCTAAAGGAACGTTACCACTTCGATTGTGGATGTGTGTCGTGCGAGCTAGAAAAACGATACTCGGATGTCGATTATCGTGCATTGGCCGCGAGGTGCGATGCGTTCAGAAGAAAGGACATTCACTCTGATGCTGAGCTGAATGAGGCTAAGAATATCTTGAAAGAAATGGCAAAGCTCTTTTGGCCGTACGACGAACGGATAACGAACTTCTATTATGACGCACTATCACGTCTGTTGGCTACATTATGGGGGCCATACAATCCTAAGCCGACGGTTGCGGATGTGAAGAGATTCGCCGAGCAGGTTGAAGAGAGATTGCGTATTACGTTCGGGACGGATCACAGAGACTACAAATATTTCAGTGAAACAATTGCTCCTAGACTTGAACGGATGTTGTAGGTTTGGTTTGTTTCGTGCACTTggtgacaatttttttcttgtaaaaaccGTTGCtgaattttaaatcatttatcTGTAAAACCATCATTGTTATTTATACATCCTGACAATTTCTATGTTAAATGAATGCAATTTTCATCCATTTTGAGTTAGCCGCAATATTGTAATTTGAATGATAAAACGATTATACAGACACTCTAAATAAAATGCGCATTTTTTACCCAAACATTCAGGAAAGTGTTGTGAAAAGAAGTTTGTAAaggatcaacgcacttcaagcattaGTGATCATCGAGGTGATCCAGTTTCAGTATTATATtattagagtaccactcatgcttgaagtgcgttgaaagGATATGTCTTTACGTCATATTTAAGAACGCGATATCATAACCGTTTCATGTTAGTAACGTCATGTCATCAGcctttcacatttttatttatatggaTAATCCGAGCTAATTtgagacttttcgaaatatgttCACCAAATGAAAGCCAATTTCagaaaaacaaggcatcagaacagtcggagcgtttgctgcgactgagccccgtacaatcccgtaaacctattgcgtccgtaaccataatacgtccgtagccctaatacgcctgtaaccctaatacgtcttcACCCCTCttatgcgtctgttaccaaaatgcttcCGTAACCCGCTTGCGTCCTTGACATTATTGTCCACCTAGCCGAAGTTGTATTGGGCATAGTCagatttactgaaagtgttcatttttaaagtaacattgcatagcgcaattacgaaagcccgtacgaagtacctctgaaataaaaccaacaatttacaacattattttaagaacccaaaattttttgccaacttactattcggtattcaattacctctcaaataaaacaaaaacaagagGAGATTGACGCGGCAGGCGCGTTAGCAATAGACTCGCACGTTCCTAAactacatttttcgcaatatttccacTCATTTCGTAGTTGAGTGTAATTGCTATTACAATTGCCACAATCGCAGTAGTCCTTattacataaattcaattacgaaatttatggtaaaattgtgaaatcacATAATAGTCAACTGTCAAATGTCGAACAATGTAGGGTTAGcggatcatacattttaatcagtcaaGTCGTGACGCTCGTCTAGTTAACATCTCCGCTAAAACATTCTCTCTCAACTATCAActattgatagttgactatcaatagTTGAGGGAGAATGTTTTAGTGGAGATGTTAACTGGACGAGCGGATCACacattttaatcagtcaaGTCGTGACTCTTGTCTAGTTAACATCACCGTTAAAACATTCTCTCTCAACTATCAActattgatagttgactatcaatttGAGGGAGAATGTTTTAGCGGAGATGTTAACTGGACGAGCGTCATGAAttgactgattaaaatgtatgatccgCTAGCTACTAGATTGTTCGACATTTGATGGTCAACTATTGAAAGTTAACTATCACACCaatttcgcaatatttcgcatgatttcgcaatatttcgcatgatttcgcaatatttccacacattgcgtaattgaatttattacagAAATTTACAGCAATTTACGCAGCCCTCGTCTGGTGAACATCTTCGTTGAAGCATACTGCTGGCCACTTTCAGATACTAATATTTGAGTTCTCATCGAAAAGGCTCACCCTCTATCACATATCAGACATACGTGAGAATGGTAGTTGGGCAGAGTGAATTCGATCTGGACTAAAAATCTGAATGGAGTGATGTGTGTCGTTGCGCGAGACCTATAAAACTTTCAGTTCTGATCGAAAATGCTCACCCTCTATCAATTTACCAGACTCAAGTGATAATTGTAGATGGGCAGAGTCAATTAGATCGGGACCAAAAGTTTGGATAGTTTGAGTGTGTCGCTTCAACCGTCCTTTCATCATATTTTTCTAAAGTAACGACacacggacagacagacagacagacagacagacggacggtcggacggacggacggacggacggacatggCTCAATCGTCTTATAATATCATACTGATAATAATTGCCCACTACGATATAGACcgttttcgattatttcacTTACTTACACGATGGTGGGCAAAACATATAGACTCTCACGATTTACTTCGTATCGTGCGAGTCTAATGAGAGATGATCTGTGTCTGCTCACCTATTTATAACCCGAATCTGATAGTTAACATTTGATAGTTGAATTATCAGAGCTTTGGGTTATAAATAGATGAGCAGAGACAGATCGTCTTTCATTTAATATAAAGCTGTCGACATGAAAGCAACTTATTGAAACGTATTGCTAATTCAACCATCATCTACCAGCTATCATCTACCAACTATCAGCTATCAGTATAAGTTATCAGCTCGTAGGGTAGATTCCTTGCTATAATGGTTCCAAATCCAGCCTAAGATTTTGGATCTTCCACTAGCAGACAATGGTGGACGCCTTCGTTAGCCATAACACAAAAGCTTATTAACCACTACAACAATACAATGACTCCTAAGTACTTGGATTTTTCCATACGAAAGCTAACCAAAAAGTCTTTCTGGAGGATATCTCACGACATAACGAGTCTCGATATTTATGACGCAAACAACCATTTTACTACAAAAAGTGTTGTTGTGGTTGGAACTGGCGGACACTAATTTATATGCTTATGCATTAATTGCAGTCTTAGTATTGAGCTTCCTGCGAGAAACATCATATCATCATACGTGGTAATGAGCACTTCATATTTCCAAAACTAATGGTTTTGAACCTTCTGTACATTCGatcacttcttcttcttcttcttctttttcagcctgtttctatccactgctggatgtaggcctctccaacttctttccatttcgtacgatccattgccatttgctgccagtttgtacctgcaatattcttaattccgtttgaacaccgccaaagactgtcccaagccagtttgaaaaagagtggagggaatgaagtttaacgaggacgtagcagtaaataagataggattagatagatcaatcttaaggttgaatgaatcgtgagctggaagccaaaagaattggggttaagggaccaacgttgaggtgcaacaacacgatcaggaagccaaaggatagaacgatcccagaattcttattagctactaggttaagcttttaaaggacgaataaccttttgctcagataggttcaaaagaatgggcaaagctttatggaaaagaatgttcaaaaagagtaacactaccccgtcgggcactgtgcactttgataggcacggtggtcccggaacgtgcagaaatgtgcgggtcagagctcgaggattaccgggggcgagcaaagtaaagctttcatactcaccaacccgcagtagcaagcgtggtgttttaatgctaaaaaccttcaaacgaagccataaaGAATTCGATCACTATGGTGCGATAAGTGTGGTGTTGCCAATTTTAAATGGGACTCCGAAGCAGATTGCTTGAACTGCGACATTGTAAATATTctataattttacaaaaattatgtattttaaatgtaaacaatcaagcaaaaatgttgctcaataaattattcacacaaaaatacattttatttgttaacaGTCAAATTCTAGGTATGGTTGATAGGTAGAATGTTTTAACGGTGATGTTAACTGGACGAGCGTCATGAATAgactgattaaaatgtatgatccgCTAGCCTCTACATTGTTCGACATTTGATAGTCAACGATTGATAGTTTAACTATCACACCATTATGTgatttcgcaatatttccatatattgcgtaattgaatttattacataatattacaaaaatttacagcAGCACTAGTCTATGCGCAGCGCTCGTTCGGTGAACATCTTTGTTGAAGCATCTTAAATATTTGAGTTCTCATCGAAAAGGCTCACCCTCTATCACATATCAGACATACGTGAGAATGGTAGTTGGGCAGAGTGAATTCGATTGGGACTAAAAATCTTAATGGAGTGATGTGTGTCGTTGCGCGAGACGCTGTGACCTATAAATTTTTGAGGTCTGATCGAAAAGGCTCACCCTTCATCAATATACCAGACTCAAGTGATAATTGTAGATGGGCAGAGTCAAAAAGATCGGGATCAAAAGTTTGGATAGTTTGAGCGTGTCGCTTCAACCGtcctttcatatttttctaaagTTACGACacacggacagacagacggacggacggacggacggacggacggacggacggacggacggacggacggacggacggtcggacggacggacggacggacggacggacggacggacggtcggacggacggacggacggacggacggacagacggacggacggacggacggacggacggacatggCTCAATCGTCTTATAATATCATACTGATAATAATTGCCCACTACGATATAGGCcgttttcgattatttcacTTACTTACACGATGGTGGGCAAAACATAAAGACTCTCACGATTTACTTCGTATCGTGCGAGTCTaactagcaaaatcagatgagatttattcgactTATGTGCAAGAACCACTTAGGATCGAttagcggcctcagtccaaggacctaattttagaaatttttcacGCTCCgctcacgctccggtcaaccaaatttcttaaacttttttttattgtgactCGAAAGTTTTTAATCTAGTTTTTAGAAGAGAACCAAtaatttcacagaaaacataaAAGTTTATGAGtcacaaaagaaaacaatttttggcaaCGAGTTTTTTTCTATGCCACTGAACGAAACGAATCGtgcattcaatgcaaaacTTGTTTAACTGTGACCACACTCACCACTTTCGGTTCTCTCTTTACTGAACACGTCTCTAGTTGAGGGGTAAAGGTTATGTGCTTCTCAAATGCAGTCGTACCCTCATAGACCCATCGGATTcttccaacaaaaatgtttcgttatTCTTTAGGGAGAAATCTGAGAAACACCCTAGTAGAGGTCTTTGTACTCGCAGCatgttatatgaaaaattgcgACAGGTAACACTTTAACTACATAAAGGGTAAACGTTCTCCGAAATGGAACACTCTATTATATGGCTAACTAAAAGTTGCACTCTTCTAGTTTTTCCTTTTCGTTTCTGCAATTTTTTCAGCACCCTTAAAAGCGTATAATAAAAGTGTGACATGGAGTGGATGGATAGTAGTAGTTGAATTGCAGAAGTTTTCTGACTCCCCAAGATGTGGTCAATGGTGtctacaaattgaatttggCCTTCGTCGCGAATCTGTTTAACAATCATCCCGGCCTTAACAAGCCGGACCAAATCGAGGGCTTAGAGGCGATCGACGATGTCGGTACGACTAATGACCTTGTaagtcaaaattttaaaaaccatttttttttgcgaaatttgTCTCAAACTTTGTTATTATTCCAGCTACAGAAACACAAAAACTTGTTAAACGAGATCAAGCAATCTTTCTCTAACGGAAAGGACATGTGCACAAAAGAAATTATTGGTCCATCGGTaagattcacaaaatttaataaaaacatagctaacgccgacccgtacgaaacacctattcgtagcaaaagcctttaatgtgaaactcttcatttctcttacttcattttcttctctgctgaaaaactattctccctttaaaatcacttacattatccactctttgccttgttatcatatacaactaaattgccggaggcaatatagacagccccgtacgaagacaaatttcataaattcctatttaaacagctatataccgctatatttaactatatttcactataaataaacatttcacagataaatatatgctattatatagctctatatgcctgtatatagctcaatatagctgtatataggtatatatagatgtccgtatatggaatccctgaaaccccacacacataacaaattatttccatgttaacagaaactctctaagtatcatttttcccaagatatttctattttactaaaatccaatatggccgccggcagccattttgttaggagaccggaaatagtaccgacgctttacattcgttaatacctttcaaacaaaaaaaaatgcatgaaattcggtcaaaatttactcgagatattgtcaaaatacaccacgttcactgtacttccgagtagccagataagagctcactccaagagacctagctcacgctccggagaacataatttcataaaaaaaaatttccctgattggtacggtcgatacctatctaataaagctaaaacagacgaaatatgttcaaatgtggccgacctacaagcaaaaactgcttgccgccctgtgcctgttccacaccaaggggtctaactcacgagtcggtcatccgatttccataaacttttttttgtcgatcggtattgtaaataccttttatttgacgtatcacttacaagtttaacgtttaaatgtccggagatatcttcgaaaaaccgtaaagcacttattgggccacagctcgggaggggtcgatccaaaatcactcatcttcgaacttagcctgtcttttgacattaccaaacgggaaaaaaaagaattttcaaaatcggatgcgttttactcaagttatcgtgcagacagacggacagacggacagacggacatttttttttcgcggctttggcatctctagacaaccacaataggtttccccttactcagggagtccaattcgacgtgttacaaacgtatgcgtaaacccataagaccccagtacttcgtacgggtctaaaaattccCAATATCCAGCTTGTTTACATTTCAGTTGAATGAAGACCCTTCTGGGCATGACCAAAATTTGTTGCGAGCTGATCCGCGACAAAAAGTTGGAACAGAGCGACGTGCTGTGGCACGAAATCAAAGGGCTAGAATTCGAAAAATTCGCAAACAAGGAGACTATGGCGAAAGCTTATCGGATCTATTCAAGGGCCAATTTTGATGCTGGAAGATTTCTGATAGCGGAATCCA
Proteins encoded in this region:
- the LOC119071930 gene encoding SET and MYND domain-containing protein DDB_G0292454-like; translation: MPFAPGDIIQDYEEPFLKYLIASCKSSRCNNCFKQDEYLQQCQKCKKVYYCSDECSETDRKRGHSLECKLNDKYPQLLCVNDSTDQIIRLMCYLRLDQTVAKKKSQLYNGSQRCFNDLQDHFNDLKNNSEISKSMKSLAAKLSASGLFSTVECSYDGMMRMYGVWKVNAFSIANEDDTEIIGSALYVLSSTIDHSCRPNAIRVMDESFRMQIRCIYAINDGDAPRITYLAGMRDRKKRQKELKERYHFDCGCVSCELEKRYSDVDYRALAARCDAFRRKDIHSDAELNEAKNILKEMAKLFWPYDERITNFYYDALSRLLATLWGPYNPKPTVADVKRFAEQVEERLRITFGTDHRDYKYFSETIAPRLERML